In a single window of the Campylobacter hyointestinalis subsp. lawsonii genome:
- a CDS encoding NnrS family protein translates to MINDFFTHPMRIFFLLLSIFCVLSSFIFFTNLDFITIHKTLFIGVIPCVAYCGFLLTAFPDWTKFNKNLKPHTIILFCILNLAFLSAFFNPFWANLFVAFAWTYIFILSTFMAIQGKNSDQLSIHLLLFLFAVFSFLYAFSTDEKYLHLEIFLHFIGIFIISFRISIVLGKEALVQGGDEISVFIPNLIYKNLAIIMIYVYIICVLADFDKKTLGFILLGIGSATLAKLAELHYQILLKRYFILVYYFLQLTLGTCFIWLGISYLFELTSSADALHIITISGIFGAIYMVINIAGLRHSGFNGLKFDLDIKFGFICIFVGSICRAVFGQFSIVFLLYIPAILLATAFIIYGFKFYHIFKTTKFSEDPD, encoded by the coding sequence ATGATTAATGATTTTTTTACTCATCCTATGAGAATATTTTTTCTATTATTATCTATTTTTTGCGTACTTAGCTCTTTTATATTTTTTACAAATTTAGATTTTATAACTATCCACAAAACGCTATTTATAGGCGTGATTCCTTGCGTGGCATACTGCGGATTTTTGCTTACTGCGTTTCCTGATTGGACTAAATTTAATAAAAACTTAAAACCGCACACCATAATTTTATTTTGCATTCTAAATTTAGCTTTTTTATCCGCTTTCTTTAATCCATTTTGGGCAAATTTATTTGTTGCTTTTGCTTGGACTTATATTTTTATCTTATCGACTTTTATGGCGATACAAGGTAAAAACTCAGATCAACTATCTATACATTTGCTACTTTTTTTATTTGCCGTTTTTTCGTTTTTGTATGCGTTTAGCACAGATGAAAAATACTTGCATTTAGAGATATTTCTACATTTTATCGGAATTTTTATTATATCATTTCGCATTAGCATTGTACTTGGCAAAGAAGCCTTAGTGCAAGGTGGAGACGAAATTTCAGTATTCATACCAAATTTAATATATAAAAATCTAGCTATCATAATGATTTACGTTTATATAATCTGCGTTTTAGCCGACTTTGACAAGAAAACTTTAGGTTTTATCTTGCTTGGTATAGGGAGTGCGACACTGGCAAAATTAGCCGAACTGCATTACCAAATACTTTTGAAGCGGTATTTTATTTTGGTATATTATTTCTTACAACTTACTTTGGGTACCTGTTTTATCTGGCTTGGAATTTCATATTTATTTGAATTAACCAGTAGCGCAGATGCTTTACATATTATAACTATAAGCGGGATTTTTGGAGCTATTTATATGGTGATAAATATCGCAGGGCTTAGACACAGTGGTTTTAATGGGCTTAAATTTGATTTGGATATCAAATTTGGTTTTATCTGTATATTCGTAGGAAGTATTTGTAGGGCGGTATTTGGTCAATTTTCTATAGTTTTTTTACTATACATTCCAGCTATACTCCTAGCAACCGCATTTATTATATATGGATTTAAATTTTATCATATATTTAAAACAACCAAATTTAGTGAAGATCCAGATTAA
- a CDS encoding TonB-dependent receptor domain-containing protein — MKYSLYFLSVCSLFGANIANPSQFEPLKDFKPPKLITPENSQNYGVENQFDNASRDYYFITDKIDNSIDPWHLSSLIYGKNFYNSALFKFREANYYTIFNANHTKANGYKDGSGNEVNFGYERLNQSAILGYVPNDIMEYKLVFIHDDITDDKQPQHQMDAVKTERFVTKFNSRFGQDDLSNTANFDFTYINLERKANNFDLRPVANSMVFMNVDRDIYEFALKYDNDFGAFHNTIGISYAIDEHTAKRYAKTAKGDILNAYRFGDVKQNVYKIFDTLSYKFNEFHKFSLGVDYTYNDAKIDKFNENLPNPAARGYFPNPKMLYQKYYGINFDGKVDIEAFSSKLRYDFTPNKLQQYYGEIAHIERIATNNERFASLNGTASMASVSNPFIKPEAHNFIKLGLDLKNPHYKSYLNSLNSNGVNLGGYIMADDVKNLIIYDRARGQSGILQTDNGIITRNVDAKIYSANAFVYLNFMQNFGTKLNLTYAYGNNDTDDRALYQIRPFEANLNFDYKNYASFGSYNFGSGLRYVAKQNRGDFDKNKGFGIDLEEAAKEFATFDLYAGINFKDKYGIKFEVNNIFDKNYAEFISTNHVEAMAPTLVNAPGRTFYISFHGKF; from the coding sequence ATGAAATATTCACTATACTTTCTTAGCGTATGTTCGCTCTTTGGAGCAAATATCGCAAATCCGTCTCAATTTGAGCCTTTAAAAGATTTTAAACCTCCAAAGCTCATTACTCCGGAAAATTCGCAAAACTACGGCGTTGAAAATCAATTCGATAACGCTTCAAGGGATTACTATTTTATTACGGATAAAATAGATAATAGCATTGATCCGTGGCATTTATCATCGCTGATTTACGGTAAAAATTTTTACAATTCGGCACTTTTTAAATTTAGAGAAGCGAATTATTACACCATTTTCAATGCAAATCATACAAAAGCAAACGGCTATAAAGACGGCAGCGGAAATGAGGTGAATTTTGGCTATGAAAGACTAAATCAATCTGCGATTTTAGGATACGTTCCAAACGATATAATGGAATATAAACTAGTTTTTATCCACGACGATATCACAGATGACAAGCAACCACAACACCAGATGGACGCAGTAAAAACCGAACGTTTTGTTACTAAATTTAATTCACGTTTTGGGCAGGATGATCTTAGCAATACTGCAAATTTTGATTTTACGTATATAAATTTAGAAAGAAAAGCAAACAACTTCGACTTGCGTCCAGTAGCAAATAGTATGGTTTTTATGAATGTTGATAGAGATATTTATGAATTTGCACTCAAATACGACAACGATTTTGGAGCATTTCACAATACAATCGGGATTTCATACGCGATAGACGAACACACCGCAAAACGTTACGCAAAAACCGCAAAAGGCGATATTTTAAACGCTTATCGTTTTGGAGACGTTAAGCAAAACGTATATAAAATTTTTGATACGCTTTCGTATAAATTTAATGAATTTCATAAATTTAGTTTAGGCGTGGATTATACTTATAACGACGCGAAAATAGATAAATTTAACGAAAACTTGCCAAATCCCGCTGCTCGTGGTTATTTTCCTAATCCAAAAATGCTATATCAAAAATACTACGGAATCAATTTTGATGGAAAAGTAGATATTGAGGCGTTTAGCTCAAAACTCAGATATGATTTTACGCCAAATAAGCTCCAGCAGTATTACGGTGAGATAGCGCACATTGAGAGAATCGCTACAAATAACGAAAGATTTGCCTCGCTAAACGGAACTGCTTCTATGGCTTCGGTTTCAAATCCTTTCATAAAGCCAGAGGCTCATAATTTTATAAAACTAGGACTTGATCTTAAAAACCCCCATTACAAAAGCTATCTCAACTCACTAAACTCAAACGGCGTAAATTTGGGTGGATACATTATGGCAGATGACGTAAAAAATCTAATAATATACGATAGAGCAAGAGGTCAAAGCGGAATTTTACAGACAGATAACGGTATCATAACAAGAAATGTCGATGCAAAAATCTACAGCGCAAACGCTTTTGTATATTTAAATTTTATGCAAAATTTTGGTACAAAATTAAATTTAACTTACGCCTATGGAAACAATGACACCGACGATAGAGCTTTATATCAAATTCGTCCATTTGAAGCGAATTTAAACTTTGATTATAAAAATTACGCAAGTTTTGGATCGTATAATTTTGGCTCGGGATTAAGATATGTTGCTAAACAAAACAGAGGCGATTTTGATAAAAACAAGGGATTTGGTATAGACTTAGAAGAAGCTGCAAAAGAGTTTGCTACATTTGATCTGTACGCAGGGATCAATTTTAAAGATAAATATGGAATCAAATTTGAAGTAAATAATATCTTCGATAAAAATTACGCAGAATTTATCAGCACAAATCACGTCGAAGCTATGGCGCCAACTTTGGTAAATGCTCCAGGAAGAACATTTTACATCAGTTTTCACGGTAAATTTTAA
- a CDS encoding ABC transporter permease gives MIKTDGIVKRNSIFKMIDYLWSIFATLSVIFLMLGAWEFGSKMLGEFILPSPLVVLQKVYEILKDYAKHDILITIERMIIGIGVSSLAGIFLGLIAGSSKTMRVLLKPFITFLLTMPPIIWVVLAFIWFGFGDFSTIFTIIITVLPLTFSSSMMGMASVDSDLEEVFSLYKLGIYKKIWYFYIPQLISYIISSLSIAIGMGAKIVVMTELLSATNGIGARIADARSLLEMDAVLAYVCIIIAFIALIEYLLIKPLEILLMPWRR, from the coding sequence ATGATAAAAACGGACGGTATCGTTAAAAGAAACTCTATTTTTAAGATGATAGATTATCTTTGGAGCATATTTGCTACTTTGAGCGTGATATTTCTTATGCTTGGAGCGTGGGAATTTGGTTCAAAAATGCTAGGCGAGTTTATCTTGCCCTCGCCTCTTGTAGTTCTACAAAAAGTTTATGAGATTTTGAAAGATTACGCAAAACACGATATATTAATCACGATAGAACGGATGATAATCGGCATAGGAGTGTCTAGTTTGGCAGGAATTTTTCTAGGGCTGATCGCAGGATCGTCTAAAACGATGAGGGTTTTACTAAAGCCATTCATCACATTTTTACTTACTATGCCACCTATCATCTGGGTAGTTTTAGCATTTATCTGGTTTGGATTTGGTGATTTTAGTACTATTTTTACCATAATCATTACCGTGCTTCCGCTTACTTTTTCTTCATCTATGATGGGAATGGCGAGCGTCGATAGCGATTTAGAAGAAGTTTTTAGTCTGTATAAACTAGGAATTTATAAAAAAATTTGGTATTTTTACATTCCGCAACTGATTAGTTATATTATCTCATCGCTTAGCATAGCGATCGGTATGGGAGCAAAAATCGTCGTCATGACAGAACTTCTTAGTGCAACAAACGGGATAGGCGCTAGAATCGCAGACGCCCGGTCTTTACTTGAAATGGACGCCGTTTTGGCTTATGTATGCATCATAATCGCTTTTATAGCTCTTATAGAGTATCTACTCATAAAGCCTCTTGAAATACTTTTAATGCCGTGGAGAAGATAA
- a CDS encoding ATP-binding cassette domain-containing protein — MLSIKNLEFEILRQKIVMDFSLNLNYGEVITLFGASGCGKTTILRLISSLETPKNGSIVNKFRKTAYLFQENRLLNNLTALKNVLICMEKPDEKTVLEHFALIGLSHKDAQKYPYELSGGMAKRVAFMRVFLSSADLLLLDEPFVGLDMDLRKILANLLAHKLEAKEIACVLVTHERNEAIMLSNTVLFLAPKLMKIQKEISLNLALKDRDDAFITKCLNDDFKGVIYYD, encoded by the coding sequence ATGCTAAGTATCAAGAATTTAGAGTTTGAAATTTTAAGACAAAAGATAGTCATGGATTTTAGTTTAAATTTAAATTACGGTGAAGTTATAACTCTTTTTGGAGCTTCTGGATGTGGAAAAACTACTATTTTAAGGCTTATTAGTTCGCTTGAAACGCCAAAAAACGGCTCTATCGTAAATAAATTTAGAAAAACAGCCTATTTATTTCAAGAAAATAGACTTCTAAACAATCTAACCGCACTCAAAAACGTCCTAATTTGCATGGAAAAACCTGATGAAAAAACAGTTTTAGAACATTTTGCGCTAATAGGGCTAAGTCATAAAGACGCTCAAAAATACCCTTATGAACTAAGCGGTGGAATGGCAAAAAGAGTAGCTTTCATGAGAGTTTTTTTGAGTTCTGCCGATCTTTTGTTGCTAGATGAACCTTTTGTCGGACTAGATATGGATCTAAGAAAAATACTAGCAAACTTACTAGCTCACAAACTTGAAGCCAAAGAAATAGCTTGTGTACTAGTAACGCATGAGAGAAACGAAGCCATTATGCTTTCAAATACAGTTTTATTTTTAGCCCCAAAACTGATGAAAATACAAAAAGAGATTTCACTAAATTTAGCCTTAAAAGACCGTGACGACGCTTTTATAACAAAGTGCTTGAATGATGATTTTAAAGGAGTTATATATTATGATTAA
- a CDS encoding ABC transporter substrate-binding protein codes for MRRRDFLGFSAALGVSAYAPSLFAKENLTIYGAPAMPSVMIAVALINGKLKDQMDLNLQIWNNPDILRAGVASGAYKVMMSPTNVGVNLKNQGQNIAQLNILTNGLQNLLTKDKNVKELGELEGKKLIMPFKNDMPDLVFQALCKKQGVNLDKISISYTPTPPEAMLGFLTKDFDAALLPEPAATACIMRAKQLGVAVQRGLDMHKIWGKSFGVKDIIPQAGMIVNLDFYEQNISVFETLHTDLRNALEWTMQNRQSAGEIGENYLSAKAPILSAAIEYSNLTVIKAKEAKDDLMKFYEVILELNPKLLGGKLPDKSFFL; via the coding sequence ATGAGAAGAAGAGATTTTTTAGGTTTTAGTGCGGCTTTGGGAGTTAGTGCGTATGCGCCAAGTTTATTTGCAAAAGAGAATCTTACGATTTATGGAGCTCCGGCGATGCCTAGTGTAATGATCGCTGTTGCGCTGATAAATGGGAAACTTAAAGATCAAATGGATTTAAATTTGCAAATTTGGAATAATCCAGATATTTTAAGAGCTGGAGTCGCAAGTGGAGCTTACAAAGTTATGATGAGTCCAACAAACGTGGGAGTAAATTTAAAAAATCAAGGTCAAAACATAGCTCAGCTAAACATTCTAACAAACGGGCTTCAAAACTTACTTACAAAAGATAAAAACGTAAAAGAACTCGGAGAGTTAGAAGGTAAAAAACTTATAATGCCATTTAAAAACGATATGCCAGATCTCGTTTTTCAAGCACTTTGCAAAAAACAAGGAGTAAATTTAGATAAGATTTCTATATCTTATACTCCAACGCCTCCTGAAGCGATGCTAGGATTTTTAACAAAAGATTTTGACGCTGCACTTCTACCAGAACCTGCGGCAACGGCTTGCATAATGCGCGCAAAGCAACTTGGCGTGGCAGTACAAAGGGGTCTTGATATGCATAAAATTTGGGGTAAAAGCTTTGGAGTTAAAGATATAATTCCGCAAGCTGGAATGATAGTAAATTTGGATTTTTATGAACAAAATATATCTGTTTTTGAAACTCTTCATACTGATTTACGAAACGCTTTAGAATGGACGATGCAAAATAGACAAAGCGCAGGAGAGATAGGCGAAAACTATCTAAGCGCAAAAGCTCCTATTTTAAGTGCGGCGATAGAGTATTCAAATTTAACCGTGATAAAAGCAAAAGAAGCAAAAGACGATCTGATGAAATTTTATGAAGTAATTTTGGAGCTAAATCCAAAACTTTTAGGCGGAAAACTACCTGATAAAAGCTTTTTCTTATGA